In Gossypium arboreum isolate Shixiya-1 chromosome 5, ASM2569848v2, whole genome shotgun sequence, a single genomic region encodes these proteins:
- the LOC108489727 gene encoding vacuolar cation/proton exchanger 5, which yields MDYKVQVGVQSHLEMGPLDDRTMEDLDDECLFPSEMDAQKTQSVDPNQHISVSGSLPFNGNKMTRNGVYKSIKTVVFSNKLNLLMPFGPLAILVHKMTDSSGWVFFLSLLGITPLAERLGYATEQLAFFTGPTVGGLLNATFGNATELIISIYALKSGMKRVVQLSLLGSILSNMLLVLGCAFFCGGLVYHGKEQVFSKATAVVNSGLLLMAVMGLLFPAVLHYTHTERIVGKSELALSRFSSCVMLLAYAAYLVFQLKSQTDLYVPLGEEVNQNGENLDNNDDDEDEAPEISKWESIIWLAIMTAWISILSDYLVDTIEGASDAWDVPIAFISVILLPIIGNAAEHASAIMFAMKDKLDISLGVAIGSSTQISMFGIPFCVVIGWMMGQEMDLNFQLFETATLFITVIVVAFFLQEGTSNYFKGLMLILCYLIVAASFFVHEDPPTDDQSKQPGT from the exons ATGGATTACAAAGTGCAAGTCGGAGTCCAATCCCACCTTGAA ATGGGACCACTAGATGATAGGACAATGGAAGATCTCGATGACGAGTGCCTCTTTCCCTCTGAAATGGATGCTCAAAAGACACAATCTGTTGATCCAAATCAACATATTTCAGTTTCTGGTAGTTTGCCTTTCAATGGCAATAAAATGACAAGGAATGGTGTTTATAAAAGCATAAAGACCGTAGTTTTCTCGAATAAGCTTAACTTGCTCATGCCTTTTGGTCCTCTGGCAATCCTGGTTCATAAAATGACTGATAGTAGT GGGTGGGTCTTCTTTCTAAGCTTACTCGGTATAACACCTTTGGCTGAGCGTTTGGGTTATGCTACCGA GCAGTTGGCTTTTTTCACCGGACCTACAGTTGGTGGTCTTCTAAATGCTACATTTGGGAATGCAACTGAACTGATTATTTCAATTTATGCACTGAAAAGTGGAATGAAACGAGTTGTTCAGTTGTCATTGTTGGGCTCGATTTTGTCAAACATGCTGCTTGTTCTTGGATGTGCGTTCTTTTGTGGTGGGCTTGTATATCATGGAAAGGAACAGGTCTTTAGCAAG GCCACAGCCGTTGTCAATTCCGGACTGCTGCTGATGGCAGTCATGGGCCTACTCTTTCCAGCAGTCCTCCATTACACACACACTGAACGCATTGTTGGGAAGTCAGAGTTGGCTCTTTCAAGATTTAGCAGTTGTGTTATGCTTTTAGCTTACGCTGCCTATCTTGTTTTCCAGTTGAAAAGTCAAACAGATCTCTATGTCCCCCTTGGCGAG GAAGTAAACCAGAATGGAGAGAACTTAGATAAcaatgatgatgatgaagatgaAGCCCCAGAGATCTCCAAATGGGAATCAATAATTTGGCTTGCAATCATGACGGCTTGGATCTCTATCTTGTCGGACTATTTGGTGGATACCATTGAG GGGGCATCTGATGCGTGGGATGTGCCGATTGCTTTTATTAGTGTTATATTGCTCCCTATAATTGGGAATGCTGCTGAGCATGCAAGCGCCATCATGTTTGCCATGAAAGATAAGCTC GACATATCCTTGGGAGTGGCCATAGGGTCATCAACTCAGATTTCTATGTTTGGG ATACCTTTTTGTGTGGTTATTGGGTGGATGATGGGGCAAGAAATGGACTTAAACTTCCAACTTTTCGAGACAGCAACTCTGTTCATTACCGTTATAGTCGTAGCCTTTTTTCTGCAG GAAGGGACGTCTAACTACTTCAAAGGACTAATGCTTATACTTTGCTATCTGATAGTCGCTGCGAGTTTCTTCGTACATGAAGATCCTCCCACAGATG ATCAAAGTAAGCAACCGGGAACCTGA